A segment of the Cohnella algarum genome:
GCGCGGGCGACTTTTTTTGTTATGGGCAAAAAAGCGCGCGAGCATCCCGAAATCGTGCAGCGGGAAGCGCGGGAAGGGCATGAGGTGGCGAATCATACGTTTTCGCATCTTGTGCTCGGCCGCTCCGTGCCGGCTTCCCGCATTCGCGAGGAGATCGTGGCGACGCAGGAAGCGATCGCGGAAGCGACCGGCCGCACGTCCCACCTGTTTCGTCCGCCGGAGGGCGTTTTCGATCCCCATGTGCTGGAGGTCATCAAGCGCGAGGGGCTTCAGACGGTCATGTGGTCGTGGCATCAGGATACGCACGACTGGTCGCGGCCGGGAGCGGATCGGATCGTCGGGACGGTGCTCGGGCATGTCCGCAACGGCGATATCGTGTTAATGCACGATTTCGTATACGGACCGAGCCAGACGGTCGAAGCGCTGTCCCGGATTTTGCCGCAG
Coding sequences within it:
- a CDS encoding polysaccharide deacetylase family protein: MRFQRKIALLSAGFLLLFSSGVPSSSAEAPYNRSYYETRGEVVWEVPGNEKLVALTFDDGPDPEDTPRILDILNRHGARATFFVMGKKAREHPEIVQREAREGHEVANHTFSHLVLGRSVPASRIREEIVATQEAIAEATGRTSHLFRPPEGVFDPHVLEVIKREGLQTVMWSWHQDTHDWSRPGADRIVGTVLGHVRNGDIVLMHDFVYGPSQTVEALSRILPQLKKEGFRFVTVSELLGHSRAVGKNND